The sequence below is a genomic window from Phenylobacterium koreense.
AGCGAACCACTACCAGGTACTTGAAGAGGCGCTTCAGCCAGCCTCGCCTAGGCGGTCGACCTTCTTGGATCGGTGATGTTGGCTCCCGCCGGATCGGTTCTGGCCCGAAATGCGTATTTCCGTAGTATTCACTACGTCGCTGCTCGGGAAACCTCTTGAAATCGATGTACTGAGTCCCGCAGTGGGGACAGCGGAACGAATATAGGTGCTTGTCCCATGGCGGCAACGCCTGTTCGAGGGCTCCGAGCGACCTAGGCTCAGGAGTCCCAGGCGGGCCAGGAGCGCCAGTCGTGCGCGCGCTGAAGATCAAGGTATAGCCCTTGCGATAGCCGCAGATCTCGCAGCCCAGCATGAGGACGCAGCCGGGGATTTCCGGGCGCCCTCCAAGCGGTGTTCCGCTATGGCGGGCGGTTTCGGCGCCCCCCGCCTAGCTTTTCTTCGGCTCCTCGACCTGTCGAACGGCCGAATCCGAATGCTGGCATCGAACGCGACCCAGTCTTGCGGTAAAGCCGACCCCGGTAGTGTGACGCTTCAGATATGATCGATGGTCTCACCTATGCCAAAGAGCATGGGAGTGCGGCGCAGGTTCTAACGGCCGAGTGGCCGCCTGGCGCCAGCAAGAGACATTGGCTCCAAGACCAACAGCGGACGCGTTCATCACAGCGTCTGCTTCGCCGGCGACAGGTGTCGCCGCCAAAAAGCCAGCCAGGCCTCGCGTTCGAATGACGGGACGCCGACGTGGCCGCCCGGGTTGACATGCATGGTCTTCTCGGTGGAGCCGAAAGCGTCGAATAGCGCCATGCCCTGCTCGCGGCTCATGAGCTCATCATCCCACTGGAAGGCAAACAGGAGCGGAATGCGGATGCGTTCTGCGGCGGCCTTGTGGTCTTCAAGACCCGGGAAGACGCCGAACAGCCCAAAGATCGCACAGGTAATCCGCGGCTCGTCGGCCACGAACGGCACGCCGAACCGCGTCCCCATCGAAACGCCCCAATAGCCGACAGGACCGCCGGCTCCGACGACATCCAGTTGCTGCACGGCGTCCAACGTCGACTTCCATTCGGCGACCGCTTTAGCGGCGTTGCCCGGAATTCTGGAGGGGCGAGCCGTCCCTCCCTTTCGCGCCGCCTGCCCCGCTGCGACCGCGGCCGCCCGCGCGCGATCAGCCTCCTCGCGGCTGATCCGATCCCCATGTCCCGGCGCATCGATGGCGACGGTCGCATAGCCCAGCTGGCGGGCGTGGGCTTCCGCCGAAGCGGTGATGTTCGCCACCTTCTTATGCTGCGAACCCCCATGGCCCATGAGGATCAAGGGACGCGGCCCCTTCGCCCCTTCGGGCGTCCAGAGGCAACCGGGGACGGTCTCGCCAGCGACTTCGATCGCGAACTCGCGCCTGACGACGCCGCCCGACGTTTTCTCGCTTCTAATCTCCACGACCCCCTCCCGTTCCGCCTCGCGGAACTATATTCTGATCATTGGAATTTTGAGAAACCCTATGCGAGGATGGAGGCAAGGCGCCAGGGGAAACATCGACTATATGGATCGCGCGGTCGCACGCAGTTTTCAGCTTCTCGAAACCCTCGTCAGGGCAGGCGATGGCGTGCGGCTGTCGGACCTGGCCGCGGAAACCGGCCTGCAGAAGAGCACCGCCCATCGCATTCTCGGAACCTTGAACGCTTTGGGTTACGTCGAGCAGGATGGGTCCTCCCGTTACCGCGCCACCTTAAAAGCCTGGGAGTTGGGCGCGGCGGTTGCAGCCAAGCATCCGATCCGGCGCGCCGCAGCCGGGTTCATGCAGGGCCTGCATCGGACGACCGGCGAGACGGTGAGCCTCACGGTCCTGTCGGGGGACGACGTCGTCTATCTGGAAAAACTCATCGCACCGCGGCCGGTACGCTTCCTCACGCGCGTCGGCAGCCGCGTTCCAGCCGTGCTCACCGCCAGCGGCAAGGCGATCCTCGCTGCGCGTCCAGACAGCGCTGAACGCGTCGCGCGGGCGGTGACCCCCCGCCCACTGAACGTTCCCGCCGTCCTTGCCGAACTCGATGAGGCTAGGCGGCGGGGATACGCGCTCTCCGGTTACAGCCCTGGCGTCACGAGCATCGGCGCTGCGGTCGTAACCGGAGGCGCACCCATTGAGGCGGCGCTTTCGGTGTCTGCGCCGGCCGAGCGCGTGACTGACAAGCGGCGCGACGCCATCGTCGAGGCGTTGCTCGAAACAACGGCCCGCATGGCCGAGTCGATGGATCGACCATGACCAACGCCGGCGGACTGTTTGTCGAGCCCCAGCTTGCGGCCTTCGTCGCCAGCGCGCTTGGGCGCGAAATTCCCCGGCCGCACCGCGATCTGGCGCGAGTGCATATCCTCGACACCTTGGCGTCCATTGTCGCCTGCCGCGACCTGGAACCGGCCGCCCTGGCCAGGACCTACGCCCTATCGCTTAGCGGCGGCCAAGGCATGGTGACCATCTTGGGAACGCGTGACCGGGCGGGGTTGGTGGACGCGGCGTTCGCCAGCGCGATGACGGCCCACGCGGCGGAGATCAACGACTTCATTCCCTCGGCCTTCGTCCAGCCAGGCCCCGCCATCGTCAGCGTAGCCTTGGCGCTGGCCGAAAGGCGCGGCGTCAGCGGCGCGGAGCTCCTGCGGGCGGTCACCGTCGGCTATGAACTGGCGGGCCGCATGCCCAAGGCGCTCGGGCTGAGCAACCTGCGCCGCGCAGGTCTGGCAAACCATGGAATCGGCCCGATCTTCGGCGCTGCGGCGACCGCAGCGGCGCTGATGCGCCTTCCTGAAGATCGGATCAGCGACGTCTGGACCTACTGCGCCCAGCAGGCGGCCGGCTCCTGGCAGTGGCTGCTCGATGTCGAGCACATCGAAAAGGCCTTCGTATTCGCCGGGCTGGGCGCTGAGGCCGGGCTGCGCGCCGCCCTGATGGTCGAAGCCGGTTTCCGAGGCGTGCGCGGCGCGCTCGACCATCCCGCAGGCTGGATGCGCGGCGCCCTGTTCTCCGCGGGCGACGGAGACCGCGGCTATCTCGTCTCGCAGCTCGACGAACGCTCAGAGTTGCCGCTCACCGCCTTCAAGCGATATCCAGTCGGCGGTCCCGCGCAGCCCGCGGTGGAGGCCCTGCTTGGCATGCTGCCCGCGATCGGCGCGGCGCCGGTGGAAGGGGTGCTCATCGAAATGCCAGGACGCTGGGAGGCCTTCCGAGACGCGGCCATGCCGGCGCTCAATCTGCGCTATCTGACGGCGATCATCCTGCTGGATGGTGAGTTGGAGTTCGTATCGGCGCAAAGCTTGCAGCGGATGGCCCACGACGAGGCCGTCAAGGCGCTGATGGCGCGAGTCGAGATCCGTCACGACCCTGCCCAGGAAATCCCGCCGCCCGCGCCGCGGCCGGAGTCTGCGCGGGTGACCGTCACATTGGCCGACGGGCGACAGGAATCAGCCTTCGTACCTCACGTGCTCGGCTATCCGACGCACCCGATGAGCAGCGCAGAGGTGGAGTCCAAGGCCCTGGCGCTGATGACCCCCGCTCTGGGGCCCGAGCGCGCAAGCGCAGTCGTCGCCGCCACCGCGCAATTGCACGCCCTGCCCGACGCCCGCGCCCTGATCGAACTCATTGCCCGCTAGAACGAGGTGACCCCATGAGCGCCGTAACATCCGACGCTGAGACCGTGATTGTCGAGACGGCCGCCGGCAAGGTGCGCGGCCAGCGGACGGGCGGTGTCAACGTCTTCAAGGGCATGCGGTACGGCGCCGACACGGGCGGGGCGAACCGCTTCCGCCCTCCACAGCCGGTGATCACTTGGACCGGCGTGCAGGACGCCTTCGAGTACGGCCACCAGTCGCCGCAGATGCGCGGGCCGCTCGCCGACAAGGGTCCGATGAGCGAGGACTGCCTGCGGGTGAACGTCTGGACGCCCGGGATCGACGACGCGCGACGGCCGGTAATGCTGTGGTTCCATGGCGGCGGCTTCGAGGCCGGATCGGCGTCGCAAAGGGTCTATGACGGGACGCGGCTGGCCCTGCGCGGTGACGTGGTGATCGTATCGATCAACCACCGCCTCAACGTCTTCGGGCACTGTTTCCTCGGCGAGCGGCTTGGCTCCGACTACACGACGTCCGGCAACGCGGGTTACCTGGACCTGATCGCGGCCATGCGCTGGGTGCGGGAGAACATCGGCGCCTTCGGCGGCGATGCGGATAACGTCACCATCTTCGGCCAGTCCGGTGGCGGCCGAAAGGTGAGCCTCTGCTACGCTGGCGAGGAGGCCCAGGGCCTGTTCCAGCGCGGTATCGTACAGAGCGGCTCGCACCTGCGCGTCCAGTCGCCGGAACATGCCGCCCGCCTGACCGACATGCTGCTGGCTGTGCTCGACATTGCTCCGGGTCAAGCGGCCAGGCTGCTGGAGTTTCCCACCGAGGCGCTGAGCGCCGCCCAGTTCAAGGTGATGCGCGAAAGCCGCTCGCGGTTCTCGCCGGTGCTGGACGGCCTGGCGTTCCAGACCCATCCGTTCGTCCCGGAGGCCCCGAAGGTTTCGCTCGATCTGCCGATGATGGTCGGGACCACGCGCACCGAACTCTCCAACCAGCTCGGGTACGAAGACGGTGTGTTCGACCTCGACACCGCCGAACTGAAGCGGCGTCTGGGGCGCTATGTGCCCGTCGAAGACGTCGACGAGGCGATCGCGGTCTTCAAGGCCGAAAGCCCCGAAGCCTCACCCACCGAGCTCTATTTCACCATCACCTCGGCCCGCGGCTACGTCCGCGACCAGACGATCATGACCGAGCAGCGGGTCATCGCCGGCGCGGCGCCGACCTATGCCTACCAGCTTACCTGGCGCTCACCTGCGGAGGGCGGCCGCCGGATCAGTCAGCACACCCTCGACCTGCCTTTCATGTTCGACAACGTCGCCAAAGCCCCCCACCTCACCGGTCCTGAGACCGATGAAACCCGGGCGCTCGCCCAGGCGATGTCGGAGACCTGGATCAGCTTCGCTAGAAGCGGCGACCCGAACAACGCCGCGATCCCGGCATGGGCGCCCTACGACCTCGCCGATCGTCCGGTGATGCTGTTCGACACGCCTACCCGCCTCGCCCACGATCCGCACAGCGCCGAGCGGCGCTTCATGAGCCGCTACGAGACCCAGCAGATGGGCCGCGCCCTGCATCGCTGACCCCAGGAGACCGCCATGTCCGAAGCCCGAAGCGCCGAAGCCAGACTTTTCCCTATCGTCGAGACGGCGGAGGGCAAGGTCCGCGGACTTCGGTCCGGGAAGATCAGCAGCTTCAAGGGCCTGCGCTACGGCGCCGACACCTCTGGCGCGAACCGCTTTCGGCCCCCGCAGCCCGTCGTCCCTTGGGCCGGGGTCCGCGACGCCCTGGACTACGGCAATATCGCCCCGCAGATCCCTGGAGACCGTCGGCACGCCTACGCTGATCTGATCTTGAACGACGTGCAGCCGGGCGGCATGGGCGAGGACTGCCTGGTCCTGAACCTCTGGACGCCCGATCCGAACCCGGCGGCGAAGAAGCCGGTCATCGTCCGCTTCCATGGCGGCGGCTTCTATGGCGGATCGAGCAACAATCCCGGTGGCGATGGAGAGATGCTCGCCCGGTTCGGCGACTGCGTAGTCGTCACTGTCAACCATCGACTGAGCGCTCTGGGCTACCTCTACCTCGCTGATGAAGGACCATACGCCGACTCTGGAGCCGCCGGCATGCAGGACCTCGTCGCGTCGCTTCAGTGGGTCGCGCGCAACATCGAGGCGTTCGGCGGAGACCCAAGGCGGGTACTGATCGTCGGCCAGTCGGGGGGCGGCGCAAAGGTCAGCCATCTGCTGGGCATGCCCAGCGCAAAAGGTCTGTTCTCCAGCGCCGGTGTCATGAGCGGCTCACGGCTGACGGCCATGAGGCGCGATCAGGCGGCCAAGGCCGCCGATCAGCTCCTGCGGCGCTTAGGCCTACGTCCCGACCAGATCCGCGACCTGCAGGCGGTCCCGTTCTCCGCCTTGCTTGCCGCTCAGGCAGACGTGGAGGCTGAGGATCGAGCCCGCGGCGAGGCTCCACGGTCGTTTGCGCCAGTCCTCGGCGATGCGATCCCGCACCACCCCTTCGCCCCTGGCGCGCCACCCGAGTCGATAGACGTGCCCTTGGTGGTCTCGACCGCGCTGGACGAGCGGACTTACCGGGAGACCCAATTCGACATGGGCTGGGACGAGGTGCGGCGAAGGCTGGAGCGTCGCGTAGGCGGCGACGCAGCCATGCTGCTGGCCGCCTATCGCGACGAGGACGGGCAGGCGACGCCCTTCATCATCAACGCCCGCATCAACTCGGACAGCTCGTTCCGGCTGGGCGCCACGACCATGCTGGAGAGGCGCATCGCCGGAGGCGGCGCGCCGACATGGTCATATCTCTGGGCGAGCCCCAGCCCCGCCTTTGGCGGGCGTTATGGCGCAGTGCACGGAATCGACGTCGCCTATTCAATGCATGACGTCCGTTTTCCGCTTGCCGGTCCGACCACAGACAACCTGCGCCTCGCGGACGAGATCGCCTCGGCCTGGGTCGCGCTCGCCGCCAACGGACGGCCGGACAATGCGGTAACCCCACACTGGGCGCCCTATGACTTGGCCGAACGCGACACTCTGGTCTTCGGCCATCCCACGCGATCTGTCGCCGATCCGCGGGGATTCTTTCGCGACTACTGGTCCAAGCAGGCGGCAAGGCGCCCGGAGCCCGCCGCCGGCGGGTGACCCGCGCGACAAGCGGACATAGGCTGCAGGGCTGGCAGCGGACCGGCGCCAACGTCCGCCTTACCGCCGTGCTGCTGTTCGTGGTCAACCTGCTGGGCTACGGCCTGGGGCCGCTGTTCA
It includes:
- a CDS encoding IclR family transcriptional regulator, encoding MDRAVARSFQLLETLVRAGDGVRLSDLAAETGLQKSTAHRILGTLNALGYVEQDGSSRYRATLKAWELGAAVAAKHPIRRAAAGFMQGLHRTTGETVSLTVLSGDDVVYLEKLIAPRPVRFLTRVGSRVPAVLTASGKAILAARPDSAERVARAVTPRPLNVPAVLAELDEARRRGYALSGYSPGVTSIGAAVVTGGAPIEAALSVSAPAERVTDKRRDAIVEALLETTARMAESMDRP
- a CDS encoding MmgE/PrpD family protein, with amino-acid sequence MTNAGGLFVEPQLAAFVASALGREIPRPHRDLARVHILDTLASIVACRDLEPAALARTYALSLSGGQGMVTILGTRDRAGLVDAAFASAMTAHAAEINDFIPSAFVQPGPAIVSVALALAERRGVSGAELLRAVTVGYELAGRMPKALGLSNLRRAGLANHGIGPIFGAAATAAALMRLPEDRISDVWTYCAQQAAGSWQWLLDVEHIEKAFVFAGLGAEAGLRAALMVEAGFRGVRGALDHPAGWMRGALFSAGDGDRGYLVSQLDERSELPLTAFKRYPVGGPAQPAVEALLGMLPAIGAAPVEGVLIEMPGRWEAFRDAAMPALNLRYLTAIILLDGELEFVSAQSLQRMAHDEAVKALMARVEIRHDPAQEIPPPAPRPESARVTVTLADGRQESAFVPHVLGYPTHPMSSAEVESKALALMTPALGPERASAVVAATAQLHALPDARALIELIAR
- a CDS encoding carboxylesterase/lipase family protein: MSAVTSDAETVIVETAAGKVRGQRTGGVNVFKGMRYGADTGGANRFRPPQPVITWTGVQDAFEYGHQSPQMRGPLADKGPMSEDCLRVNVWTPGIDDARRPVMLWFHGGGFEAGSASQRVYDGTRLALRGDVVIVSINHRLNVFGHCFLGERLGSDYTTSGNAGYLDLIAAMRWVRENIGAFGGDADNVTIFGQSGGGRKVSLCYAGEEAQGLFQRGIVQSGSHLRVQSPEHAARLTDMLLAVLDIAPGQAARLLEFPTEALSAAQFKVMRESRSRFSPVLDGLAFQTHPFVPEAPKVSLDLPMMVGTTRTELSNQLGYEDGVFDLDTAELKRRLGRYVPVEDVDEAIAVFKAESPEASPTELYFTITSARGYVRDQTIMTEQRVIAGAAPTYAYQLTWRSPAEGGRRISQHTLDLPFMFDNVAKAPHLTGPETDETRALAQAMSETWISFARSGDPNNAAIPAWAPYDLADRPVMLFDTPTRLAHDPHSAERRFMSRYETQQMGRALHR
- a CDS encoding carboxylesterase/lipase family protein; its protein translation is MSEARSAEARLFPIVETAEGKVRGLRSGKISSFKGLRYGADTSGANRFRPPQPVVPWAGVRDALDYGNIAPQIPGDRRHAYADLILNDVQPGGMGEDCLVLNLWTPDPNPAAKKPVIVRFHGGGFYGGSSNNPGGDGEMLARFGDCVVVTVNHRLSALGYLYLADEGPYADSGAAGMQDLVASLQWVARNIEAFGGDPRRVLIVGQSGGGAKVSHLLGMPSAKGLFSSAGVMSGSRLTAMRRDQAAKAADQLLRRLGLRPDQIRDLQAVPFSALLAAQADVEAEDRARGEAPRSFAPVLGDAIPHHPFAPGAPPESIDVPLVVSTALDERTYRETQFDMGWDEVRRRLERRVGGDAAMLLAAYRDEDGQATPFIINARINSDSSFRLGATTMLERRIAGGGAPTWSYLWASPSPAFGGRYGAVHGIDVAYSMHDVRFPLAGPTTDNLRLADEIASAWVALAANGRPDNAVTPHWAPYDLAERDTLVFGHPTRSVADPRGFFRDYWSKQAARRPEPAAGG